The sequence TCTATAAAGGAGTATTCAAAAATATTTCCATCcccgttttgatttttaaattcatatttttatttacgaTTAGTGGAATAGCTTGGAATTTGTTTGAGATACATTATATAATTTcttgtgtaaatataaaaatgtttatttaaggtttatacagtatttctgtgatgtatCAGGTCCTCAGTGTGTAGCCCGCAGAACATACAGCATTTCCACAGAAAGCAGTGATCAGCTCTTTGTGGCTGTGGAAGGTAAATATAAGAGACAGGATGTGTGTCATTCTATAAATAGTTATATTGTAAATCAGTCTTTAAGATGATTGGACTATTACATTGTCAAAGCAGCCACATGTGATCTTTGAACACaactgtgttttttgtgttcCTGTCTCTGTTAGAGAGCTCATGCATGTGTATGCAGTGCTGTGGTCCAGCTCGATCCTGTTCACTACAAGGCTTTGATAAGGACGCAGAGTGCGTCTTTCTGTTTGAGAGGCCCCTGAGATCGGAGATGTGCTGGCTTGGCTGCTGCCTGATGGAAATAAAGGCCTATACACCAGAGAGAGAGCTGATTGGGACAGTTCACCAAAGGTAGAGATCAACAGCAAACCAGATCTCAGTCTCATGCAGCTAGAATATTAATCCACACTGCAAGAATCAGCCACTCAGACAGGAAACAGCCATCTGATTGATATTACGATATTAAGGGAGTTTGAATATGCAAacatcccaaaaaaaaatatcagcacGCTTGtcccattatttattaatttttgttattttagtattaattataaatacaatatgattatattatatattttttagttttcattttattttttttatttagtttttaaagtttagtttatagtttttagggttttttttacttaaatttttaattttaattttagctcaagcttgttgtgtttttgtcatttttattcgtttttgtttatctgaaacatacatagaatttttttttatttcactaaaaGAGAATCATTGCTTAGGGAACTAGCCGCAAAACAATACTCtcatagtgtttttttatattttaaagtagttttttattattattttctgttttcattttaattttagttaattttttttatttattgttttatacattttttattatttttttaaaaacatgtctaaatagttttttttatattttggttttagttttagttattttagtatatcaagttaaactaaatgaaaattagaaatgttgtcttttttagTAATTAGATTTagtagtatttttgtttgttgtttatttgactctagatttttattagatttttatttcagtttaagttttaattattttattatatcaagGTAatctatgtaaaaataaaatctaagccgaaattaaatgtatttttaatttgtttgtttgtttatttatttttctgtataacttttattttatttcaaggaacaacaatgttaaaaaaacaatatttttatggttttaattttagttaactgcTGTATAGCCCTGTTCCAATCAAATTATTTGACTGGATCTAACTGTTGCCTAATGGATGAAGTAATCTCCTGAACTGTAAATCTATTATGAAGACAGAGCCATCCACATCATGTTTCATCATGATGCCAACTATTCGGTCAGATATGGTCACCATTGTGTATCTACTAACTATGCCAGACAAAAAAACCCCTTAGTAATCTCTCTCAGATTGAATAGGGTGAGACGTGGTGAACTTTCTAAGAGGAAACCATCAACATGACTTCCTTCTCAGGACAGCCATGAACAAAGACCATGTCATGTTTGTTTATTGTCACACACCGAGTCTTTCAGCATCGGGTCATATCAGGCTAACATAATATCAGTCACACACAAATGAACATTCTCTAGGCTCAGAGAAAACTCTTCATATGCAATCTTCTAAAACCAAAAGAGTGTATGCATAAGCCCTGAGGTGTTTATCAGGTGGAGCATGTTCACGCCGTATTTCGAGGTCTGTGACTCTGAGGGCATCTCAGCCGTGAGGATCCAGGGCTCCTGCTGCAACACTCGCTGCCTCTCTGAGCAGGAGCTGCAGGTCAGAAACCCTCCAGCAGGCCATTTGTATCGCCCACCTTTTACATGCAGTTCTAATTATACTCCGTTCTAATTATTCTCATGTATTGGGGACATCAGCTGGTTTCCAATATCGGTGAGAGAATTGGGTGCATATGGAAAAGGTGGCCTGGATATAATGAGGAATGTAACATGGATCATGAGTATTTTGGACTGGATGGTAAGATTAATATACACGTTCATATCAAGTGATCTACAACAGCATAACAATGTGTTCtatcatataaattattaaaaatatttagaaaaatatatatataatatttttccagCATTATTTgatagaatagaaagttcaaaagaagtacattagaaacacatttttgtaacattctacATTTTAcaggcacttttgatcaatttaatgcattagtggcaaaaaatgtcattcataaaaaaaacaaaggattttttttaatttaaaacatttaaattgattaaaaagcaTTATATTGATCAAGCGTGAcagtaaaaattagtttttttaaatttaatatatatataatttgtcaatATGGACTCATTTTAAAAACCAACTATATAGTCCAGTATTCTTAGTCTGCATTATAGAGCAAACTAATTGAAGATCATCATATAATGTAGTGTGACTATTTTCAATTTGTGGCTATTAAaaacatctctttctctctcagtgccTCAAGGAATGAATTTGAACACCAAAGTGCTGTTATTAGCTGCGGCCTTCCTGCTGGTATGTTGT is a genomic window of Cyprinus carpio isolate SPL01 chromosome B2, ASM1834038v1, whole genome shotgun sequence containing:
- the LOC109111512 gene encoding phospholipid scramblase family member 5-like isoform X1, which codes for MASPSVTTQPLPFGLEREKHIDMLFRAFHRQIRPTTDMQDLTPVLRDTGRTRGQDEGPGWKETYNERLEKLSVLRTVTRLHITARPELQGPQCVARRTYSISTESSDQLFVAVEESSCMCMQCCGPARSCSLQGFDKDAECVFLFERPLRSEMCWLGCCLMEIKAYTPERELIGTVHQRWSMFTPYFEVCDSEGISAVRIQGSCCNTRCLSEQELQLVSNIGERIGCIWKRWPGYNEECNMDHEYFGLDVPQGMNLNTKVLLLAAAFLLVCCQPHTDAAILLICN
- the LOC109111512 gene encoding phospholipid scramblase family member 5-like isoform X2 — translated: MASPSVTTQPLPFGLEREKHIDMLFRAFHRQIRPTTDMQDLTPVLRDTGRTRGQDEGPGWKETYNERLEKLSVLRTVTRLHITARPELQGPQCVARRTYSISTESSDQLFVAVEESSCMCMQCCGPARSCSLQGFDKDAECVFLFERPLRSEMCWLGCCLMEIKAYTPERELIGTVHQRWSMFTPYFEVCDSEGISAVRIQGSCCNTRCLSEQELQLVSNIGERIGCIWKRWPGYNEECNMDHEYFGLDVPQGMNLNTKVLLLAAAFLLNHMFFEMS